In the Besnoitia besnoiti strain Bb-Ger1 chromosome IX, whole genome shotgun sequence genome, ggcgggagtGTTGGTCTGTGCTTATCTTTGCATCTGCGTCGAATGAAGTCGACATTTGTATGCTGTGCCTGGCGCCAGAGACAGGTTTGGGCTGGGATGGGGGCCTCTCCCCAAGCATTGCACAGTGTGGCAAGGCGCAGAAGGGTGAGGAGGGCCGGCGTGACCCGCTGAGAGCTGAGCGGTCTGCCTTGACGAAGAGCAGAGGTGGCTACTTAATCGTATACTTGCGAGACGTACTATGTCGCGAAAGCCCGAGATTGGGTGTTGGGGATCAAACTTTTGTCCCACGTCTTTTTTGAAGAGATGCACACACGAAAACGTAGTCTTGACTAAAGCAGAGTGGTTCGTGCTGTCCATGGAGTTGTCATACGAATGACGGTTTTATAGACGTCTGTGTTGTTCTTGCGTCAGCTGTGAACTGGCGAGTGCTTGTGGGGTCCGcttgtctcttttttctAAGATCCGTATAGAGCTCATTCGAGATGCTGATTGTCAATAAACTAGAAAATGTTTTCCTTTGTCGGCCGGACGGGCTCACCGCTCGGAGGGAAACAAATAACGGCACGTTGAGCGCCTCTTGTGAATATTCGCGCATTTGAGAAAAGGGACTCACATGTGTCGATGCATTTCTTCGAAGGCATCGATTGAATCAGTGTCGAGAGCGACCTGGAGCCCTTAGAAGTATAGAAATTGCTATCCACCAAGCGTATTGCCCTGTTTGAGCCCTTCTTATAGCATTCCGTCTTGAGTCGACAGTGAATTGAGACCTACCGTTGCTCTCATCGTCGACAACGCAGCTGTGTTGCGGAAACCACAGCGACAGCGGTTTTTCGCCGGCCTGAGCTGCGCCTGTCCTCCGGAAACGCCTATCAGCATCAAACAAAGCCCCTTTTTTTGAGCCCAGAGCGACTCGAACGCCCAGCCTTCTGATCTGGAGTCAGACGCGCTACCAGTGCGCCATAGGCCCTGGACAATCATGTGTAAAGGCGACGCGTTCTGATAAATAGTGCCCTCTCTAAAATACCTGGGTCGCCCAACGgagccgtcgctctctcctcctcaaTTTCAGACCTGGAGACAGCACGCTCACCGCTGGAGTTAAGTCGGTCTCTTGTTCAAATTTGTTGGTGGGGAGGCATGTGCAGCTGATCTCGCGTAAAGCTTTgtcggccgccgcagggcctATGGCGCAATGGTAGCGCGTCTGACTCCAGATCAGAAGGCTGGGCGTTCGAGTCGCTCTGGGCTCAGAATTTCCACATCCTACATAATCCAGTATTGCGTCGCACGCCACCGTCGAAGGACCGCGGAGCGTCGAAAAATGCTGGCGGTCAGGTGTCCGATGCCCGAGGAGCGCCTGCCATGGTCGCGCGGGGTGTGCCCGTGTGAAGTCTCCGGCaacgcatgtgcatgcaggTAGATACGCCGGTTATTCGTAGGGCCCATGGCGCAATGGTTGCGCGTCTGACTCCAGATCAGAAGGCTGGGCGATCGAGTTGCTGAGGGCACACGATACATTCACCTTGATGACCCTGTAGCTGTCTCCGTGAGCAGCTCCCGGGGCCGGAGTAGCTGCTAGCTGGGCGAGGGTTGGTGATATTCGATTTTTTTCCGCTGTACTTGAGGCGCCTACGCATCGACGCATGCGTCTATGCACGACAAAAACCGAAGTGCCCTCGGTGAACTTCCCCCCAGGCATTCGGAGGTGCGCCTCGGCTAGAGGCCTTAGGCACCCCTGCCCCTTAGGTGGGGGGGCTCTGTATCAAGGCCAGTGACCCTTCAGACGCCGCaacgagagaggaagacgaagcttGTTCAGCGCGTGCCTGAATCTGCGGGGGCTCCGCTGCCCGACCAGCACTACGTGGGCGGGCAGAAACGAGACCCACGGATGAGCTAAGTGAGCATCCTGCGAGACAGCGGTATGCTGCAGTCGCCAGACGTGGTGGACACATGCTCTGCGACCCCCAGAGCTTGGCATCCGCTCGCCAAGTCAGGCTGGAGCAGCACGCACGTTGTCGGTTTCTCAGCGTTCCATTGATATCGTCGTAGGTATGTGGTTTTCCCTCGGTGGAAACCGGTCATAGTGACTGGCGCTGCTAAGACGGGTCggggcctctcgcgctgcttcacGCAAACCGAAGCTCTCCTGGTCTGACAAACTTTACCCCGCCGGATCGGTCGCGCCGCCAGATGGCTGAGCGTCGCGAGTTGAAATGCAATCAAATAGATAGAAATCGATACACACACATTCCAGATGAACATCTGGGCCCATTACCACGAACGATTCTTCCCTTTTCACAAGTTGAACGCCGCAGCTATCGATACGCCCTGCCAGCTGTCGCTTCTGCTTCCTAGGGGAGACGACCTAGTCGCCCAGAGTTCACGTCTGTCCCGCAAATAATTTTCAGACGAAAACCCAgggccgcgagcggcagaaCAGCCAACGTTGTAAACTAAATCATGGCCACCAGGGCCAGTATTTCCGAGATCGTGCATCAAGCCTCCACAGCGGCAGAAGCGCGGAATAAAGACGAAGAATGAAAAATACGGAactgctgcgccgctgcggacgtTGTGATCAGAAGCAAAGCAACACGACGAGTGTGTGATTCTGCAAATCCGTAAAATAAATCGGCGCCTCCGAGCCTAGGCCACCAGGCTCAAAGGCAGCCCGACTCCCCGCTCTTTGGCCTGAGCAACATTGGATACTACGTGGTGTCTCTACTGACTTGCGTAGAGGACATTACGCTGGTGTGCGCCTCAGCAGTTTCACATAAATACCGGACTATATTCACGTACGTTCAGCCTGCTTTTCTGATATACTCCCTCCTGAATGCTACGCCCCGAGCCTCTGCAAAAGACTCGCTAGGGCAACGAGGGCATGTCGAATCCTCGCGCGCTACACAGGCCCGCTGCACCCGCAATTCTAGCCGAAATCTAGACCTCAAGGAAATTTGGTGATCTCATGCGCAGTCGCGTGCTCCCTCCTTTGCTTCACAAGGTTTCAAAAATACGTAGCGTTACACGTATCCGCGTGAAGCTCGTGCCTTTCGTGTATTCGAGCCCGCTCTCTCAGGTTCGGCGTCTGGTGCGTCCAAACTCGAACTCAGGGCGGCCTGCTACGTTGAGTCCAGCCCCTGCCCGTCCTCACTGGTATCCGTACCCGCCAAGAcgctgcggccttcctcgtcgtttTTTCGAGATTctgtgctgcagcgcgcagacgctgTTTGCAtgctttcttcctcctgcgcctccgctgagCCGCGCTCGACATCCTCTCCACGCGTGCCGGCGTCCCTCTCAGCTTTTtgcttctctttttcgccCTGGCTTTGAttcttcgtttttttcacgtccttcttcgtcttggTGCCGTACTCGCCCGTcagctcgccttccgccttctcttgTTCGCTCGTGGTGCccgtctcgtcgtcttcaccgtcagcctcctcgccgtcggggGCCCGTTTGGTCACCATCTTGCTCGCCTTTTTGCGCCGTTTGTTGCGCTCAGACTCCTCCTTTTCCTCCAGCTGTTTGCACTTCCGGAAGCGCAGGTTGAGCTCCTTCTTGGCTGCCAAGATCTCGGGCGCGAGCAGCTTGTCGAGAGTCGTCGTCTTGTACTGGTGGCGGGTCGCAGGATCCACGTGGCGGATGCCGTGCTCGGCCAGGAGGTGAACTAACTCCTCGACTTTTAGGCACTCTgtgtcgccgtcggcgtACTCGACCTGAAACTGGTTCGCGTACCACTTGCCGTCCTCCACCGCCACTGCGGAGTACTCGGTGATCAAGCCCTCGAACCAGCCGACGTTGAAGCTGCGGTCAATCACGGTCTTCCCCAGGTGCACGCCGATCAGGGGAATGAATCCCGACgtgagaggcgcaggcaagTTATCTTCTGGGCGCGcatccttctcttcttcgcccccgccgcgaccgGCCTGCGCCATGCCCAGCACTTCTGGCGAGCATGCACCGCGCGACCGCTTCCTCgacgccgcatgcgcagccgcggcacaCCCGCCGGTGCCGTGTTTGTCGGTActgagcgcggcgccgtggtGCGCGTGATGATGACCCTGCTGGAGCTTGGCTGCGAACGAGAGCTTCAGCTGCCGAATCTCCTCCGTcacgctctgcgcgcgcttcttcgcctcctcctgcatGCTGTGAACTTTCTCTTGGAACGCAGTCAGGATCGCGTCCTTCATCTGGTGGGGTGTCGTCGAGTGCGGGTGATCCCAGTTCGGCGACAAGTGGCGCTTCGCGAGCCGGCAGACTTCCGTCGACGCGCGCTCGCCCAGCGCCTTGTAACACACTTCGCACGGCTGCAAACTGCCAAGTAGCCCCTTCGGATCCACGAGATGCAACGTCTGGAGCCCCTGAAGCTCCACCTTCGACAGATCTCCAGGCACAATCTCcacgcgcgtcggcgccatccgcccgcgcgccatcttctccgcgctgcagTCATAtaccgcgcggcgctctcgaacgcccgcaggcggcgcttcgaAGCGCGCCCCGTCTGCGGTCCCCGGGGCAGAGgacgctgcctctgcgccagcagcctgagcggccgcgccaccTCTCGCTGCGCTAGCGTCGCatgccgcgtcctcgtcgctctctgagGACTCGGCGGTCGTAGTCACCGCCGCCAGGGGCGACGCCCCCTTCTCGCCCTGCATCGGCGCCGCGTgagacgcgccagcggcagccggGTTGGCTCGCGGGCACGCGAAAAGCGAAAAGACGTCGCGTTCTTTGCCTGCCAGCGCGCtgactcgcgcgccgcgctctgaCTTAGAATTCTCACTGCCCTGCGAGCAGGCGccagaagcgccgccggggcccagcgaaggcgcctcgccagccTCGGTCTCGCCGgtgcgcgaggcctccggGGCGAGCTCAGAAGAGaggacggaggaggaagggagcGGGTGTCCGCAGGTATCTGCCCACGAGGCGGTCTCACTGCCCTTGCCGAGTTCGTCCAGCGTGACATTCAGGAACTCCATCCcccccgctgctgccgcgggctccacgttttctttttcgccgGCCACGTCGCTGTCGCGGGAGCACGTACCACTCTcgtccgccggcgcttcacgcagcggagcgggcgagggagtctccgcgccggcgccctgctgcgcctcctcctcccccccagcggcctcgacgttctcgctcggcgtcgcggcgtaggccgtcgccgccgcttcgggTTGAACTGCTAGGGGGTCGTCGCAGACACGAGAGGTGACAGCCTCCTGGGCGCCCCCGTCTTCCGCCAGGCCCTCCCCGCGCTTCTGCGAGCCGGCGCTTCGGCTCCTTCGGTCTCGCGGGCCCCgactgctgcggcgctttGAGGATTCGAGTCGGTCCGCTCCGTGCCCTGTTTCTGTCAGGTcgacgtcgcctcgccggcttctccgagcagacgcctcgcggTCATCCTTCTGgcgctcgtcctcctcccgtctcttcgcaggcgcggcgacgaggcacaCCTTGGCTTGCGGGTCCTCgaggctgcctgcgccgccctggcgcttctcgcgcttcggcgcctcctcctcctctcgaaCTGGAGTCTTCAACGCgagcgcgtggctgccgctaAAGCCGCTGGCCATAGGCGAGGCGTGAGCCACGCTCTGGGCGGCGCTGAGAATGCCTTCCTtctccagcgaggcgagcgcctcagAGGAGAGCACGACCTGGTAGTTGAGGTGGCGGCACATCTCGAagaagcgcatgcggcacACGGCGCAGTACCACCGCCAGTCGTTCAGAATCGCCTCGGGATCCGGCAGACAGCGCAGGTGACAGGGCCGATCGCACCCGTCGCAGTGCACAACCTCGTCGCCTGAGAAGGCAGCCGACGAGGatgctgcgtgcgcgtctgcttcacACGCGCGGGGCTCGTCTTCCGCaccctctcgcgcgtccccgcccttcggctgcggcgtcacGACCGCGTtcgacagcggcgccggcggcagcttAACGACGCCGGgcgtcgcgagcgcgccgaagGCCTGCTCCCGCTCGAGCTGCTCGgtgacgacgaggaggtTCGACTGGGAATCCCCAGGTGGCGAGGCCTTCTGTGAGGGGGTGCAGACGGCGCccgccgaaggcgaagactcgagccccggcgtctgcgccttcctctcgagGCTGCCCGCGGACAGTGCGGGCGAATGCTCCTTCTTCACGCGGtccggcgcgccctcctctgggtgcttcgcggccgcccctttccgcggcgcgagactctctggcgacgacgcgccaggcggcgacggcgacgcgcacgacgcggcgcggtgCTCGTGGCTCAGGCAGTACGGGCAGATCTctcccgcgcgtgcgcggttTTTCAGCCGGGGATCCACGCGGCGGTTGACGCACTCCAGGGGACGCGCGCAAACAAGTTTCTGCGAACGACCAATGCACAGCACATGGTCAGCGAGACATGAGAGGGGCGCTGGAGTCTCGGCAACGCAAGCGAGATATACTGGGACTGAAGACGCTCTATTCGGCACCATACACACatcctccccctccctccccccccgccggagttcgcgcctcggctgccgctgtcACGCACAGCGTGTATGTCCTGGTCGTTTATACAAATATATTAACGCCTGTAAAGTTTCCTTGTATCTGGtcagctcactgcgtactgGGGGCAGACCAAACGCGTTCAGTCGTGGCGCTAGAACGGGTGTCTGCAGCTCTCACCTGCGAGGGCGCAGTCCGGAGGCCGACTCTGTATTCGAGCAGCTCTCTGGCAATTGCGCCGTGGGCGGCGTCCTGCACTTTGAAAAACCACGCGTTGCCAAAGTCTGCGAGAATCTCGTCGCCAGGCTCGATGGACACGCCGGGAATCGACGTGAGAACGATGTGGGGCCAGCCGTCCACGAACACTTGCTGCCACTCGCTGTTGCGCTTGCAGACGCAGTCCCCCAGAAGTTCGATGGTGCCTGTTCGCGAGGCAACAAACGGGAGAAAACCCACACACCAGAGGGAGTGGGAGCCGGACAAAAAATACGGCCGCTGCACGCGATTTTTCCCGTGACGACGCCTCGCACCTCGCAGGTCGCACACGCGGCTTCGGCAATCCCTCAcgagtcgcggcgccttggactgcgagaaggcgcctACTGCATTCCCATGGCAAACAAAGACGCAGACCTGCGTGCGGGCTCAGCTCGTGTGTGGATGCGCGCGggcacgaggaggacgagtcCATATGACGCCACGATGGAGCTGCCTGCAGATGCAACTGCTGCGCCCGTTGAGTGACCCCGTTTCTAACCATAGTGATTGACAAGAGACATTTCGTTGCACGCCTCAGACGAGTCCAGGACGAACTGGCTCCGCGCAGGAAGCTCCACTCTGGCCAAgcccttcgcgtcgcgccggcCTGAGGAAAAAACGGACCAGACTCGCTCGCAGGATTGcgtttctgcggcgcgtctcgcccgcCACGGTTTGCCCTGTCTCTCGAAATACCTATCTATATACCTATAGACATttatacatgtatgcatgtgtgtatcTGTAGATAAATAGACAGGTGCATCatctgcgcgtctgtctgcgccCTCTTTCTCGTAAGCCGGGCTCGCAACCCCACGGTCTACGCGCCCAgggcccgcgcccgcccctctggcggcttcgcgcatgcggccgccTGCCAAGTCGTGCCCACCAGAAACTGTGACGgattttcttttctctctgccgcccgcaggcgagaggcgctgcgaggctgACCGCGTGTCCTGCGCACCCTccgcaggctgcgccgcgtttCCTTTTTCGCGCGCAGGTCCGCAGTTGTCGTCTGATGAGTCCGACGCAGTCTCGAATTCctcagcgcgccgccacgccagGGCACAGAAGGAGAGATCAAAAACGTACTCAAACCTGCGAACACGCGGGGGGATAAACACGGCAGCAAGAATTCGCAGGCAACCCGAAGAGGCGCCTCGCCACCGCGCCCTTCTCACCGGactgcagcctctgcggcaggaTTCCTAGGATACCTGACAAGTCTGAATGCAGAGACGCGATAGGGGGAGTCCGCAACGGCTTTCAACGGCAGTCCGAGCGTCGCCAGTCGCGAACAGGCTATGCATGCGTCTGGCGCACGTGGGAGTCACGCcggctgggcgcggcgggcgccgcacgcaCCGTTTCTTCACGAGCCCGCCGTCTTTAACAACGCCGGTGTATTCGCCAAATACGACTCGCGCttggcgcgaggcgggaaTCTTCGGGCCGACGTAGACGACGGTGAAGCAGGTCTCGTCGGGCGGAGTCGCGAAACGCACCGGGTGCGTAGGGTCGAGCACCTCGCAAATCTGGAGCCGCGGGTCGACAAAACCTTCGACGACGGACTTGAGGCACTCCcacagctgccgccggccCGAGCGAGAGACCTgagaggggggaggacgcagagacaccggGCATCATCTCTCTTGTGTTGGCGCTCTTGCGGCGAGCTGCATGCACGACGCCGGCTTCGAAGTCGCGCGGGGAGATGCTTCTGGAGTGCGCCACTCCACGGCGTGCCGTCGCACCGTGACTCGCCACAGGGGGTGCGGACTCTGCCCATGCCCCCGCACGAAGGGAGACTCGGTGCGATcccgccgcctgcatgcgccgacCTCCCGATACCGCttccgaggaagaaggcactCTCCTACTTACTCGTGCCACTCGTGAACTCTTTCAATTTTGATTCTTAGTACGCAGGCAGCTAACTAGGTACTCCGAGAACTCCTGCGTCAGGCCCCCGGGCGACGCGGTCTACGTGAGTCACCATGCACGAGGCGACGCAACGACACACGTATCGGAGGGCTGAGCTGACGACGCACGCCCTCTCACTCTGCACTCATGTCCTCGCATCTCCCCTGCGTCGGGCCGTGGGGCgaggggagggcggcgggggggggggggggcggggggactGCTCACCTGCAAGCCTCCCTGTCTGAAGTCGGGGCAGAGGATGACGGGGTTCCACTTGCCGTACACCCAGCCCTCTTGGTTGTTGCCCCAGCCCACGCACTGCTGCTTGAAGAGAGAGTCCAGGCgttccttctcgctgcgcgcctctgcgctgaTCATCTGAGTCACACACAGGGCACCGAGAGGACACCACTGCGCCGAACTGAGGGGCGGGCGCTCGCAGAGACGAAAGGGAGCTCAGCCCTCAAGACAGGCAGCGGGTAGGTGTGGAGTGCCGCGGAGATTCACAAGTCTAACGTGTCACGCGAAACGGCGCACATCGCGTGCTTCGATTctccgccgaagaaggcaaCGAGTCCATGCAAAATGTTCCTAGTCTCACCGAGATCCGAGCCCCTCCCATGATCGCAATCTGTAAACTGTATGAGCACGATATGCATACACGGATGTGCAGAAATATACAGATATGCTTGAGCAGATGTTGAGGCCAAAGGTGGACGCCATACCTGAACTTTGGCCCATTTCTTGCTTCGCCTTTCAAGGACCTCTCGCAGCGTGCAGGGGCGCAGCCCCCGGTCTTCCAGCTGTTTTTTCATTTCCGGCGTGAGACCTTCAGCAAACCCCTGCGGAGGCATCACGTTCGCGTCTGGATCTGGGGGGAAAGCGGCGATCACAGGCGGCGCGGTGAAGGGCAGTGGTGATGCACACACTCCGTCGCTCTCACcttcgcgcttcctctgaggcgcggcagccttTCCCCCCCGcgacggaggacgcgagcgcccgtccgccggcgagaccgcccccgccggctctgcggcctgcgctgGCATCGGCAAGAAGGGGCGAAGTGGACAGAGACTCTACAAAAGAGCGAGTGGAGTCaagcagagaggaaacgcggaggaagacgagaggcggGGACCGCGAGATGTgtggaggagacgaagagcgagGAATTAGAGTGCCTTCGCCCAGGAAGGACGATACTGAAATAGGTAATGGGACTTGGCGTCACGACTCCATAAAGTTCAGGTGTCGTCCTTGCCTGGTTTCCCAACTCTTCCGGATCTTGCTTTTAAGAAGCGGCTCATAATCAAGCGCTCACAGTGAGGACCTTTCCAAACGCGAGTGAGTTTCCGTCACCCTGATTTACCAATGAATCCGGAGGGCCGCCGACACAAAATGGGGACCCGAGGACGCAGCTGTTACGTCAGAAAAAAGCACCTGGCCTGTGGTGCTCCTCAGAAAAAGGAAACGCCCGCGAAATCAGTTTCGTTTACTGAATTTACACTGGAGATGCACCCGCTTTGAGTGATGGGACACCATGTACCACCGCGCCATCCACTGAGTAGGAAACAATATCACGGCCTTTACTCGATACAAGGACCatgaaaaaagaaaaaagatgATAGAAAAGAAGGCGCAAATGTTGACAAGAACTGTGAAATAAACAGTTAACCGGGAAACACCGTAATCGATAGAGgggcgccgtcttcgcgcaCGATGAGGTGTGCGTACAGCGCGTTGCTTATGACGATTACACGCAACGGCAGGCAGGAGAAATATGGCGGAACTATGGAAGAGGCGGATGGATGTGACTGGCGAAACTGACTGCCCCAAACTGATTTCCtgggaagaagaaagacaatGCCGAGCAATACGAAAAAATCTATGCACTTAATGGATGAGGTGCCTGCACACTCTCAGACAACGGAGCATGTGCCCCCCTACGTCCAAGAGAAACGCCTTCGGAACCAGAAAGAAAGGAGTCTCTGGTAGTGCAGTGAGACGACACGAgtgaaaaaagagaaacaggagagaagagagactcTGTTAGCCATCGAGGGCGGAATGACGAGGAGAATACCTAGGGGGTTTGGTGGGCGGGGAGTGTCGTCCTCGTGCTGGGCATCGTTGTGCAAAGTGAAGGAGGCGGGACCCTCGTGGCGACGTGTCGCAGAGTAAGGAACGTAAAGCAGAAGCCGAGCATCGAGGCACGAGAAGGGAGATGCTCCATGCACACATCGACGGTTTGTCTTTGTGGCCTTTTTTCGGGAGGCAAAACGTCTTTTTTCCGCTCCTGGAGTTGAGGACGTGGCAATCGTCAGGCCGATGGGAGGAGGGGAGAAACACCGGGAGGGTGTGTGAGGGGAGAAAGGAATGGGGGCGCGCGGatgcacacgcagacgctggGTGCTACAGGAAAAAAAGTATAACACAGGAAGGACATAATTGACACAAAAAGATTTTATCGGGGACTTCACATCAACAGCAACCTGTTCGGGCTTCTGCTAGCATTCCCTGTGGCTTACTGCCGTGGTTGACGGCCGGCGGGAGAAAAACCACCTCGGGGTGGGCGATACTCACGACACCTTTGGCTGGCAAGACAAACAGAAGCACGCGGCATTCGTGGTCTCCTGTTCGTCGTTCTGCATTGTAGGGGTGTGCCTATGTGTCCGTCGCGAGTCACTCAAATGGATCTCAAAGCCGAAAGCAATCAGGTTTgggcctccgctgcttcaGAAAAAGGATCGTGGGCAATGGAGAGCGTATATTGCACGGGAGTATCTCGCGAGTGGCGGCCGACCACCAAGCACTTCGCAAAGTAGAAAAGAACtgagggcgcggcgatgtccacgcgcgcgaagggTTCAGCGCTCCATCCAATCTTGATCAAGTATCATACAGCGAACGCCCACGACAAGTAGTCGAGTTTCTTGTGAGGTGTTCGCTCGCGAACCAGAGTGAAGTGGTAATGGCGTGTGTGCCTGCTGTAAAGGCGGCCTGGACCGCCCTCCCGCCGACAGTGAGCTACGACCTCTGCATAGTACGGCGGATCTGCCAGCCAGCTGGAAGCGGGCGAGCGGAACTCCCTACTTGTGGCGAATGTGTCTAGAAAAGTGTTCATCCGGAGAGCAGGACATCCTTGTGGAGTCCATAGTTTTGAGGCAAAGAGGTAATACGTTTGCTGCCGGAGAACATGTGCGTCACACCGCGTGAGCCAATGCGCGCGTACGGATCCACTCCCGGCACACTCTACAAGGCAGGTTCCACCTGGATGTTCCAATGCTTCTTCACAGTGTCTCACTTGCCTCAGTTTGTCAATAATTGCGCTCAGTTTCTGGACACTACGTTTCTCGTTCTTTTCGTCTACACGGTCTGGAGCCGTGGCCCTACTCAGCGTTACGTCGCCTTGTACATGCTCACAGTTACACAGATACCTCCACCCCGGTAACATTTGAGGGCCCATAACTTTATGGGCCCTCAAATGTTACCGTATAGGTTTCCACGTATCACGTTGAAGCCGATAATCCTCTCTGATGGGGGCCCGAACCCCCTTTGAGTACGTACA is a window encoding:
- a CDS encoding hypothetical protein (encoded by transcript BESB_013570) yields the protein MPAQAAEPAGAVSPADGRSRPPSRGGKAAAPQRKREGESDGVCASPLPFTAPPVIAAFPPDPDANVMPPQGFAEGLTPEMKKQLEDRGLRPCTLREVLERRSKKWAKVQMISAEARSEKERLDSLFKQQCVGWGNNQEGWVYGKWNPVILCPDFRQGGLQVSRSGRRQLWECLKSVVEGFVDPRLQICEVLDPTHPVRFATPPDETCFTVVYVGPKIPASRQARVVFGEYTGVVKDGGLVKKRFEYVFDLSFCALAWRRAEEFETASDSSDDNCGPAREKGNAAQPAEGAQDTRSASQRLSPAGGREKRKSVTVSGRRDAKGLARVELPARSQFVLDSSEACNEMSLVNHYGTIELLGDCVCKRNSEWQQVFVDGWPHIVLTSIPGVSIEPGDEILADFGNAWFFKVQDAAHGAIARELLEYRVGLRTAPSQKLVCARPLECVNRRVDPRLKNRARAGEICPYCLSHEHRAASCASPSPPGASSPESLAPRKGAAAKHPEEGAPDRVKKEHSPALSAGSLERKAQTPGLESSPSAGAVCTPSQKASPPGDSQSNLLVVTEQLEREQAFGALATPGVVKLPPAPLSNAVVTPQPKGGDAREGAEDEPRACEADAHAASSSAAFSGDEVVHCDGCDRPCHLRCLPDPEAILNDWRWYCAVCRMRFFEMCRHLNYQVVLSSEALASLEKEGILSAAQSVAHASPMASGFSGSHALALKTPVREEEEAPKREKRQGGAGSLEDPQAKVCLVAAPAKRREEDERQKDDREASARRSRRGDVDLTETGHGADRLESSKRRSSRGPRDRRSRSAGSQKRGEGLAEDGGAQEAVTSRVCDDPLAVQPEAAATAYAATPSENVEAAGGEEEAQQGAGAETPSPAPLREAPADESGTCSRDSDVAGEKENVEPAAAAGGMEFLNVTLDELGKGSETASWADTCGHPLPSSSVLSSELAPEASRTGETEAGEAPSLGPGGASGACSQGSENSKSERGARVSALAGKERDVFSLFACPRANPAAAGASHAAPMQGEKGASPLAAVTTTAESSESDEDAACDASAARGGAAAQAAGAEAASSAPGTADGARFEAPPAGVRERRAVYDCSAEKMARGRMAPTRVEIVPGDLSKVELQGLQTLHLVDPKGLLGSLQPCEVCYKALGERASTEVCRLAKRHLSPNWDHPHSTTPHQMKDAILTAFQEKVHSMQEEAKKRAQSVTEEIRQLKLSFAAKLQQGHHHAHHGAALSTDKHGTGGCAAAAHAASRKRSRGACSPEVLGMAQAGRGGGEEEKDARPEDNLPAPLTSGFIPLIGVHLGKTVIDRSFNVGWFEGLITEYSAVAVEDGKWYANQFQVEYADGDTECLKVEELVHLLAEHGIRHVDPATRHQYKTTTLDKLLAPEILAAKKELNLRFRKCKQLEEKEESERNKRRKKASKMVTKRAPDGEEADGEDDETGTTSEQEKAEGELTGEYGTKTKKDVKKTKNQSQGEKEKQKAERDAGTRGEDVERGSAEAQEEESMQTASARCSTESRKNDEEGRSVLAGTDTSEDGQGLDST